In the genome of Arachis stenosperma cultivar V10309 chromosome 6, arast.V10309.gnm1.PFL2, whole genome shotgun sequence, the window CTTTAAATTCTAAAGTTACTGTAATAAATGCATACTAAGACATTTACAGAATATATTTTTCCCTTGATGCCAAGTTGAATGGTCACattatttttcattctattgTTGGGTAGGCATTTAGACAGTTCTTATTATCTGAAGGCTTTCGTCAAATCCACACTCCAAAATTGATTGCTGGTTCAAGTGAGGGTGGAGCTGCTGTTTTCAGACTGGACTATAAAGGGCACCCTGCTTGCCTTGCCCAATCACCACAGCTTCACAAGCAAATGGCAATATGTGCTGATTTTGGCCGTGTTTTTGAGATTGGTCCTGTTTTTAGAGCTGAAGATTCCTTCACACACCGACATCTGTGTGAGTTTACTGGTCTTGATGTTGAAATGGAGATTAAGAAGCATTATTTTGAGGTATATTTCACTTTTAGGCATATGTTTCTTGGTATGGTTTTGAAATTATTGTGGTACATAACCTGTTTTACTGATATTGAGTTTTTGAGCAGGTTATGGATATAGTTGATAGGTTGTTTGTCTCAATATTTGATAGCTTGAACCAGAATTGTAAGAAGGATCTTGCAGCTGTGGCATACCAGTACCCATTTGAACCTTTAAAGGTAAGCAtcttctattaaaaaaaatgtattttatatatatatatatatatatcaaacaTTCTTTCTAATCTAGCAAATTTCTTTCTCTGtaaaaaaataagagtaaatATTGTTAACTATACCATGTTGTAGTTCTTGTGCCATGAACTACCAGTTGAAAAATGTGAATACAAAATGAATGCAATGCTTAAAGGCTTATATGACTGTATTCATGATCTGATATATCCCGGTTAATATGCAGTATCTTCGTCAGACTCTGCGGCTTACATATGAAGAAGGGGTTCAGATGCTCAAGGTAAGCTTAAAATTTTCCTTAGTATCTAATTCACAAATCAtgaacaaattttttttcttttttcttttttgaatggGGTGGGGGACTTTCTTCTTTCTTAATAACACATATGCTCCGTAACCATGGAGGGATTATACAAGAACAGTGATAATAACAAAGTCTTAGCCCACTAGTTTAGGCCGGCTACATGGATAAGCCGATGGCCTGATGCTATTGCGTTATGAAAAAAGTTATGCTGTTCTAGTttctaatttctaatttcaaccAAAAAGTCATCGAAAAAATGATTCACAATAGTCAAAGGTTTATTAGAAAATGTCATGGAGTCCCTattgttaattgaaaaagaattgggCTTGAGGAAAATTTATGTCAAGACCTCATTCTCAGTCTGTATCATAATCTTGTGTGCTTGCAAGTTAAAATGGGTTTATAGTCCCAAAAAGATGAAATTATTCTCTTGATGCCTAATTAGGTTCCCTTCGTTCTGTTCTAAGGGGTGCTTCATTGATGCTGAGGCTTCCTCTCTATTTTTCCTCTTATAGATGGTTCTCGGTTTTCTTTGCAACTGTTGAATCATTGACCTCAACACTCAGAAATTTGTTTATCTTCACTAATAAGAATACTAGAAAATGGTATGTCTTGCATGTACTAATAATTTTGCTTCACAGGATGCTGGAGTAGAGATTGAACCTTTTGGTGACTTGAATACTGAAGCTGAAAGGAAGTTGGGGCAGCTAGTTTTAGAGAAGtaactctctctctcacacGCGCGCACACACGCACACAACAAAGcagtgaaaatattttatttactttttaatgACCTATTACTTTGGATTAACTTGTTCTGTAATTTTTGTTTATAGGTATGGCACAGAGTTCTATATCCTTTACCGGTACCCCTTGGCTGTAAGGCCATTTTATACAATGCCGTGCTATGATAATCCACAGTACTCCAACTCATTTGATGTCTTTATTAGAGGTAAGCAATGAGGTTTTGTCATACATTCATTGGTACAAAAAATGATTTCATTGAAACTTTTCATCTATACTGTATCCATAAGAGAACACTTGTAAACTCTTGGAGCACATTTAATATGTGTTGTAGAAACATTAATAGCTTctttttcttgatattttataTAGTCTTTAAACAttataaatgaaaataaatggaTATAGTTATTTTGGAGCATGCAAGTATTTCATGTAGCCATCATTGCTTTTTCATAGATATAGTTATTAAGTTCTGTGTTGCTTGCCCCTTAGGCGAGGAGATCATTTCAGGAGCTCAGCGTGTCCACAATGCAGAAATGTTGGAAAAACGGGCCGAGTCTTGCGGCATTGATGTCAAGACAATATCTACCTACATTGATTCTTTCAGGTATTTTTTATGGCCTCTTGCTCAGTTCATCTACTCTCACTCTGTTTCTTTTTATAAGTCTGGCACCTACTGTTTCCATCCACCAgtaaatatcattttaataaaattgttaCTTTTAATCAATATATCTAGACATAATTTCTGTCCAAATGAGTAAACCCTTATTAACCCTTGAAATATTAGTCTGTGACAAAATGGTCCCTTAAAAATTGGTAATTATTTCATGGTACCTGAAATATTGTTTCCACTTGACAGAAATCACTATTTTTTGTTGAGAAAACGGTTCCTTAACAATTGATAATTATTTCATGGTACCTGAAAAACCATCCACAAAATGAGAGGGCTATTTATAGGGCAAAAATGACGGTTTGATTCAGGTCAGAGATTCAACAAAGTTTTATATTGGCGGTCGAAACCTAATACAATCTTCTTTTATCGGGACTTGGAACTGGTTATGTAACTTTTGCAACAAGCTTGACATAGACATTGTTGGCTAAAATGTCGAATTACTTTTAAATACACTGATTTTTGGAATTTACAACTGTCTAACCGACTGGTACCATTTATTACTGGGCAGAGGGAATGATTTATATTTTCAACAAATTAGATTACCTGATATAAAAAACTAATTGCTTTGTTGATGATTCAGATATGGTGCACCAACACACGGCGGCTTTGGAGTTGGTTTGGAGCGTGTAGTAATGCTCTTCTGTGGCCTGAATAACATCCGCAAGGCATCACTTTATCCTCGTGACCCCCTTAGAATTGCACCATGATAGTTATACCCAAACAATTGCAGTGTTGGAAACCCCATTGTTACATATTTTCTTACCGCAAAAATCTCATTTCCTTTGAACTAGCAGTGTTGGAGCTGGTGTCGAGCACTTTACACAGCATACTAATTTTGGTGGACTTAATGTAGCTGCCACTTTGTTTGTTGAATGCACCCTCAGAATGTTCAAATTTTCCTTTACTCACTAACCAGCAATTATCTCATGATAAATGGATCTGGATGCACTCTCACCAAGTATAActataaaaattcaaagaacaaaagaaaatgtaTTCGATTAAACCAAAGACTAATTTGTCGCAGATCGAAATGGTTTATTGTTGGCTAATGAATTGCTTCATACACAAAATAGGATTCGAATTACTCACACTTATTTAAGTGGACTAGTAAACTAACCATTAGATCCATCTAAATAGGGGTGTCCATGGATCGGATCTGATCCGCATATCAGCAGTGTTTATCCGAATCCGATCCGCAAGGCTTTTGGATCGGATTGGATCGGATCCGCACACTAATCGGATCGGATTGCGGATTTTGTGTTGGTATCCGCATATCCGCGTATCcgcaaaattaaagaaataaataaataaatatttttttatgttttatttcaattaataattatcatatatgttatattattttaatttattatttaagaaaagtatgtttaatattattttaagagtaaacatatttaaaagaatagaaaaaataaattttattgatatttttttaataaaaataaacctttaaaaatatttttgtgttttgcggatatatccgatatccgatccgattcgcaaatgtgcggatcggatcggatcggatccaacCTTAAAAGCTACGGATattggatccgatccgatccgatgattttaatgcggatcggatcgaattTTTGGCCATATCCAATCTGATCCGATCCACAGACACCCTTACATCTGAATTGATCCTGGTGTGTCAATTTAGTCATTAATAACCTAACCACTGACacttgtttaaatttttttcaggGTTCAAAGAAGGTCTCCACACCTACAATAGTAAATTTGCCCGAGAACAAATATGATTAAATGTcaacttttctaatatattatatataggTGTTTGTACATGAATGAgatgttattaattaatatcaAAACTACTTATCCTTCAAAACTAAGAAAGACACTCTATCTGACACGTAAGAATGACTTGTAATTTCCAAACCAAAGATATAAGAATCGCCAAAGGAAGACCCAACGCAGTTGGTTTGCTTGGTCTACAAAGTAatccaaaataataataaagccAAAGTAGCATCGCATTTTATCtgatatgaatttaatttttatatcaattttGCATATTCAATTAGTTTTGACAAGAAAAGGTGTTAAATTGTattgaaaaattatttattaggatcattattttaattttttcatattgtttttatctttttgaatatttattagTTGATATTGCaaagttttaaaatttgtttatattattaatataaaaattttaaagtgtACGTATGTATCTgccaaattaaaataataaagtcTCTTGACACATATTGACACACGATGCTTTTAACTTTTTAAGTAGCCAAGCGAAAGAGTAAAATAAGCTATGCACATCTTGTTGAAAAATTTTCGTATCCATATGTTGGATATATTTCagatataatatttattgatatttGTTCGGGATATGTAtgtattttatgttaaattgtgtcttagtgaatttttttttcaaatatatttaaaaacacTCAAATATGATTACCTATTCATGTATTTAATATC includes:
- the LOC130935969 gene encoding aspartate--tRNA ligase 2, cytoplasmic, with the translated sequence MSSSEPQEPSAPSSEPPSSDQSISKKAAKKEAMKQEKLRRRQETALASAASKLAVDEEDPLAGNYGDIPMEELQSKTPVDPSRWTRVENLEKSLEGKHVMIRGRAQALRPVGKKMAFLVVRESGFTVQCLVQAQQDLVSVQMVKYAAALSRESVIDVEGLVSVPSEPIKGATQQVEVQVRKLYCVSRALPTLPINLEDAARSEAEIEKALQAGEQLVRVNQDTRLNFRVLDLRTPANQGIFSIQSQVENAFRQFLLSEGFRQIHTPKLIAGSSEGGAAVFRLDYKGHPACLAQSPQLHKQMAICADFGRVFEIGPVFRAEDSFTHRHLCEFTGLDVEMEIKKHYFEVMDIVDRLFVSIFDSLNQNCKKDLAAVAYQYPFEPLKYLRQTLRLTYEEGVQMLKDAGVEIEPFGDLNTEAERKLGQLVLEKYGTEFYILYRYPLAVRPFYTMPCYDNPQYSNSFDVFIRGEEIISGAQRVHNAEMLEKRAESCGIDVKTISTYIDSFRYGAPTHGGFGVGLERVVMLFCGLNNIRKASLYPRDPLRIAP